One part of the Sneathia vaginalis genome encodes these proteins:
- a CDS encoding ribokinase, giving the protein MNNILVVGSVNIDYIFNVKNMPKPSETITAKSFKKQYGGKGCNQAFSAKLTGSNVDFLACVGTDGDGVEVKKYLSDLGFCNCSIKECDESTGKAIVMVSDDSENMIVITPGANNLLTPSVVEQNMDLIEKNDIILLQNEIPEQTNYYIINKAKEKGKYVALNLAPARHIPDEYLKQLDCLVVNEIELKFLGKSIEELLDLGVKSILLTLGKKGSKYITKKEKIECDAEKVNAVDTTGAGDAFMGAFFSMYNEGDIQKSLDFATRVASVVVQYTGAQVKKISLIK; this is encoded by the coding sequence ATGAATAATATACTAGTAGTTGGAAGTGTGAATATAGACTACATTTTCAATGTAAAAAATATGCCTAAACCATCTGAAACAATAACTGCAAAAAGCTTTAAAAAACAATATGGTGGAAAAGGTTGTAATCAAGCATTTAGTGCAAAACTAACAGGTTCTAATGTTGATTTTTTAGCTTGTGTTGGAACTGATGGTGATGGTGTAGAAGTAAAAAAATATCTGTCTGATTTAGGTTTTTGTAATTGTAGTATAAAAGAATGTGATGAAAGTACAGGTAAAGCAATAGTTATGGTATCTGATGATTCAGAAAATATGATAGTTATAACCCCAGGGGCAAATAACCTATTAACCCCTAGTGTTGTAGAACAAAATATGGATTTAATAGAAAAAAATGATATCATCTTATTGCAAAATGAAATCCCAGAACAAACTAATTACTATATCATAAACAAAGCAAAGGAAAAAGGTAAATACGTTGCATTAAATTTAGCACCAGCAAGACATATTCCTGATGAATACCTAAAACAATTAGATTGTTTAGTTGTAAATGAAATTGAACTAAAATTTTTAGGTAAGAGCATAGAGGAATTATTAGATCTTGGTGTAAAAAGTATACTTTTAACTTTAGGTAAAAAAGGTTCAAAGTATATTACAAAAAAAGAAAAAATTGAATGTGATGCAGAAAAAGTGAATGCTGTAGATACGACAGGAGCTGGAGATGCATTTATGGGGGCATTCTTCAGTATGTATAATGAAGGGGATATACAAAAATCATTAGATTTTGCAACTAGGGTTGCAAGCGTTGTTGTTCAATATACAGGGGCACAAGTTAAGAAAATTTCATTAATAAAATAA
- the atpC gene encoding ATP synthase F1 subunit epsilon: MNNNLLEVLVVSPTGEKYTFSNVTFIKVKGARGDIGILPNHIDYVTSLGSGQMLIRLKDEDEKLYVVSGGFLEIKENVVTVLAEDIIEASQESAVRLQREQAIKKATEEKIKEDRDILGTKKRIQDSLRR, translated from the coding sequence ATGAATAATAACCTTTTAGAAGTTTTGGTAGTTAGTCCAACAGGTGAAAAATATACTTTTTCTAATGTTACTTTTATTAAAGTAAAAGGAGCAAGAGGAGATATAGGGATTTTGCCAAACCACATAGATTATGTTACTTCATTAGGTAGTGGGCAAATGTTAATACGTTTAAAAGATGAAGATGAAAAACTATATGTCGTCTCTGGAGGATTTTTAGAAATCAAAGAAAACGTAGTTACAGTTTTAGCAGAAGATATTATAGAAGCATCACAAGAAAGTGCAGTTCGTTTACAAAGAGAACAAGCAATTAAGAAGGCAACTGAAGAAAAAATTAAAGAAGATAGAGATATTCTAGGAACTAAAAAGAGAATACAAGATAGTTTAAGAAGGTAG
- the atpD gene encoding F0F1 ATP synthase subunit beta: protein MENKGIITQIIGPVIDAKFEKKLPDIYNALEVYLNGKRIVAEVHSHLGNNTVRAVAMSNTDGLKRGLEILDTEAPIKVPVGKETLGRIFNVLGETVDNKGQIKTEQMDSIHKEAPSFEEQGGSFEILETGIKVVDLLAPYLKGGKIGLFGGAGVGKTVLIQELINNIAKGHGGLSVFAGVGERTREGRDLYNEMTESGVINNTALVYGQMNEPPGARLRVALTALTMAEYFRDKQGQNVLLFIDNIFRFTQAGAEVSALLGRMPSAVGYQPNLSTEMGALQERITSTQTGSITSVQAVYVPADDLTDPAPATTFSHLDATTVLSRQIASLGIYPAVDPLDSTSRILEPDIVGNEHYKVARETQKVLQRYKELQDIIAILGMDELGEEDKVIVNRARKIQRFFSQPFSVAEQFTGMKGKYVPLKETIRGFKEILEGKYDDLPEQAFLFVGTIDEAVEKARSLEGE from the coding sequence TTGGAAAATAAAGGGATAATCACTCAAATAATAGGTCCAGTAATAGATGCTAAATTTGAAAAAAAATTGCCTGATATATACAATGCTCTAGAAGTTTATCTAAATGGTAAAAGAATAGTAGCAGAAGTACATTCACATTTGGGTAATAACACTGTTAGAGCTGTAGCAATGTCAAATACAGATGGACTAAAAAGAGGATTAGAAATATTAGATACAGAAGCACCAATTAAAGTTCCAGTAGGTAAAGAAACATTAGGTAGAATATTTAATGTTTTAGGAGAAACTGTTGATAACAAGGGACAAATTAAAACAGAACAAATGGATTCTATCCACAAGGAAGCTCCAAGTTTTGAAGAACAAGGAGGAAGTTTTGAAATCCTAGAAACAGGTATCAAGGTAGTCGATTTATTAGCACCATACTTAAAAGGTGGTAAGATAGGACTATTTGGTGGAGCTGGAGTTGGTAAAACAGTATTAATACAAGAATTAATAAATAATATTGCCAAAGGTCATGGAGGATTATCAGTTTTTGCTGGAGTTGGTGAAAGAACAAGAGAAGGTAGAGACTTATACAACGAAATGACAGAAAGTGGTGTAATTAATAATACGGCATTGGTTTATGGACAAATGAACGAACCGCCTGGGGCAAGATTAAGAGTCGCATTAACAGCACTTACAATGGCAGAATACTTTAGAGATAAGCAAGGACAAAACGTACTGTTGTTTATAGACAACATATTTAGATTTACACAAGCAGGGGCAGAAGTTTCAGCCCTATTAGGAAGAATGCCTTCTGCTGTTGGATATCAACCAAACTTATCAACAGAAATGGGAGCATTACAAGAAAGAATAACATCAACACAAACAGGATCAATAACATCAGTACAAGCTGTATATGTACCAGCGGATGACTTAACTGACCCAGCACCAGCGACAACATTCTCACACTTGGATGCAACAACAGTATTGTCAAGACAAATAGCTTCATTAGGTATTTATCCAGCTGTTGACCCATTGGATTCAACATCAAGAATATTGGAACCAGATATAGTTGGTAATGAACACTATAAGGTAGCACGTGAAACTCAAAAAGTATTACAAAGATACAAAGAATTGCAAGATATAATAGCAATATTAGGTATGGATGAACTAGGTGAAGAAGATAAGGTAATAGTTAATAGAGCAAGAAAAATACAAAGATTCTTCTCTCAACCTTTCTCAGTAGCTGAACAATTTACAGGTATGAAAGGTAAATATGTACCATTAAAAGAAACAATAAGAGGATTTAAAGAAATTCTTGAAGGTAAATATGATGATTTACCAGAACAAGCATTTTTATTCGTTGGTACAATAGATGAAGCTGTAGAAAAAGCAAGATCATTGGAAGGTGAATAA
- the atpG gene encoding ATP synthase F1 subunit gamma yields the protein MASNTKEIKERINSIKNSRQITNAMNIVSSTKFKKFQTLTFKSRAYSDALDVVFENILGSVVGQNHILFDGKKNVKKVCLIVMSSDRGLCGSFNSNALKRMENMINKFTKEGKSVSVISIGKKARDYCDARNVNVDSEYIQLIPETMFEKAKTISLDIVNNYLSDNYDEVYLIYSKFVSVIEYKLLEERLLPFESNVKGKKSTSTIFEPNEEDVLIELIPQMLNIKLYQALLETTASEHSARMMAMKNASDNAEELIKQLTLEYNRIRQAKITQEINEIVGGASALK from the coding sequence ATGGCATCAAATACAAAAGAAATTAAAGAAAGAATAAATAGTATTAAAAATTCAAGACAAATTACTAATGCTATGAATATAGTATCATCTACAAAATTTAAAAAGTTTCAAACATTAACTTTTAAGTCAAGAGCATATTCAGATGCATTAGATGTTGTTTTTGAAAACATTCTAGGAAGTGTTGTTGGTCAAAATCATATTCTATTTGATGGTAAAAAGAATGTAAAAAAAGTTTGCTTAATTGTTATGAGTTCTGATAGAGGTCTATGCGGAAGCTTTAATAGTAATGCTTTAAAGAGAATGGAAAATATGATAAATAAGTTTACAAAAGAAGGTAAAAGTGTTTCAGTAATTTCCATAGGTAAAAAAGCAAGAGATTATTGTGATGCAAGAAATGTTAATGTTGATAGTGAATATATACAATTAATACCAGAAACAATGTTTGAAAAAGCAAAAACTATAAGTCTTGATATAGTTAATAATTACTTATCAGATAATTATGATGAAGTATATTTAATTTATTCTAAGTTTGTATCTGTTATCGAATACAAACTTTTAGAAGAAAGACTATTGCCTTTTGAAAGTAATGTGAAAGGTAAAAAGTCTACTAGTACAATCTTTGAACCAAATGAAGAAGATGTATTAATAGAACTTATTCCACAGATGTTAAACATTAAACTTTATCAAGCATTACTAGAAACTACAGCAAGTGAACATTCTGCAAGAATGATGGCTATGAAGAATGCAAGTGATAATGCGGAAGAATTAATAAAGCAATTGACATTAGAATACAATAGAATAAGACAAGCAAAGATAACACAAGAAATTAACGAAATAGTTGGAGGAGCATCAGCTCTTAAATAG
- the atpA gene encoding F0F1 ATP synthase subunit alpha translates to MSIKPDEVSKIIRSEISGYKKNLDIKNVGTVVEIGDGIANIYGLKDSMAGELLEFSNGSIGMVLNLEENNVGAVMLKTNGSIKEGDLVKGTGNITRVPVGEVLLGRVVDSLGNPIDGKGSIEATKYMDVERTASGIIDRAPVSEPLQTGIKSIDGMVPIGRGQRELIIGDRQTGKTAIAIDTIINQKDTDVYCIYVAIGQKRSTVANIAKKLEEKGVMDKTIIVAATASEPASMQYLAPYSGVTMGEYFMDNGKHVLIIYDDLSKHAVAYREMSLLLKRPPGREAYPGDVFYLHSRLLERAAKLSPELGGGSITALPIIETQAGDISAYIPTNVISITDGQIFLETDLFNSGFRPAINAGLSVSRVGGSAQIKAMKQVASRVKLELAQYNELLAFAQFGSDLDKATRDQLNRGERIMEILKQPQYSPYKVEEQVLVFYAATHGKLDDIDIEDVRNFEEEMLASAANTTDLLKHIKEKKAITPEIEEEIEEFMTNFKKDYVH, encoded by the coding sequence TTGAGTATAAAACCAGATGAAGTAAGCAAGATTATACGTTCTGAAATATCAGGTTACAAGAAAAATTTAGATATAAAGAATGTGGGTACTGTTGTTGAAATAGGTGATGGAATAGCAAATATTTACGGTTTAAAAGATTCGATGGCTGGAGAATTGCTAGAATTTTCTAATGGATCAATAGGAATGGTACTTAATCTTGAAGAAAACAATGTAGGTGCTGTAATGTTGAAGACAAACGGTAGTATAAAAGAAGGTGACTTAGTTAAAGGAACTGGAAATATTACAAGAGTACCAGTAGGAGAAGTCTTACTAGGTCGTGTTGTTGATTCATTAGGTAATCCTATAGATGGTAAAGGAAGTATAGAAGCTACAAAGTATATGGATGTAGAACGTACTGCTTCTGGAATAATTGACAGGGCACCAGTTAGTGAACCATTACAAACAGGTATAAAGTCAATAGATGGAATGGTTCCAATAGGTCGTGGACAAAGAGAATTAATAATTGGAGATAGACAAACTGGTAAAACAGCAATAGCTATTGATACAATAATTAATCAAAAAGATACAGATGTTTATTGTATATATGTTGCAATAGGACAAAAAAGATCTACTGTTGCAAATATTGCAAAAAAATTAGAAGAAAAAGGCGTAATGGATAAGACTATAATCGTAGCGGCAACAGCTTCTGAACCAGCATCTATGCAATATTTAGCTCCATATTCAGGAGTAACTATGGGTGAATATTTCATGGATAATGGTAAACATGTTTTAATCATTTATGATGATTTATCAAAACATGCAGTAGCATATAGAGAAATGTCACTACTATTAAAAAGACCGCCTGGAAGAGAAGCCTATCCAGGGGATGTCTTCTATCTACACTCAAGATTGTTGGAAAGAGCAGCAAAATTATCTCCTGAATTAGGCGGAGGAAGTATAACAGCACTTCCAATAATTGAAACACAAGCAGGAGATATATCTGCATATATCCCTACAAACGTAATATCAATTACAGATGGACAAATATTCTTGGAAACTGACTTATTCAATTCAGGATTTAGACCAGCAATTAATGCAGGTTTATCAGTTTCAAGAGTTGGTGGATCAGCACAAATAAAGGCTATGAAACAAGTAGCATCAAGAGTAAAATTGGAATTAGCACAATATAACGAACTATTAGCATTCGCTCAATTTGGTTCAGATCTTGATAAGGCAACAAGAGACCAATTAAATAGAGGGGAAAGAATAATGGAAATTCTAAAACAACCTCAATACAGTCCATATAAGGTAGAAGAACAAGTATTAGTATTCTATGCAGCAACACATGGAAAATTAGATGATATTGATATAGAAGATGTAAGAAACTTTGAAGAAGAAATGTTAGCATCAGCTGCAAATACAACTGATTTGTTGAAACATATAAAGGAAAAGAAAGCTATTACACCTGAAATAGAAGAAGAAATAGAAGAATTCATGACTAATTTCAAGAAAGATTATGTTCATTAG
- the atpH gene encoding ATP synthase F1 subunit delta, with protein MSDIKVAKVYAEAIYEIAKKKEQIFPVLEMLEVLLTHIKDDIEFRKFLEYPIIDDNVKKQILNVIYQDIKDVPVEVLNYLIEKKRLGNIKEIRDEYLNIYYEDHDKLIVTGIFAKELSQEQKEKLVRKLEIMKKKKVLLHITIDPEIIAGGIIKIGDEVIDGSIITQIKEIRKRF; from the coding sequence ATGAGTGATATAAAGGTTGCAAAGGTTTATGCTGAGGCTATATATGAAATAGCAAAGAAAAAAGAACAAATTTTTCCAGTTTTAGAAATGTTAGAAGTTCTTTTAACTCACATTAAAGATGATATAGAATTTAGAAAATTCTTAGAATATCCAATAATAGATGATAATGTGAAAAAGCAAATACTAAATGTAATATATCAAGATATTAAAGATGTTCCAGTTGAAGTATTAAACTATTTAATAGAAAAGAAAAGACTAGGGAATATTAAAGAAATTCGTGATGAATATTTAAATATATATTATGAAGATCATGATAAATTAATAGTAACAGGAATATTTGCTAAAGAATTATCACAAGAACAAAAAGAAAAACTAGTAAGAAAATTAGAAATAATGAAAAAGAAAAAAGTATTACTTCATATAACAATAGATCCTGAAATAATAGCAGGTGGTATTATTAAAATAGGTGATGAAGTAATAGATGGATCTATTATTACACAAATAAAAGAAATACGAAAAAGATTTTAG
- the atpF gene encoding F0F1 ATP synthase subunit B, whose translation MENSLISIDLSMVIQMINFLILVYVFWKLFGKKIGGVIEERKKLALKDLEKVKKERESLEDQKEASEKLRKESKRRANDIIIKAERQADERKEQILANAGQTRERMLMKAEADIAKMKEKAKSELQNEIGELAVELAEKIIKENISKDDTLQDKTIDTFIDEIGE comes from the coding sequence ATGGAAAATAGCTTGATATCTATAGACTTATCTATGGTAATTCAAATGATTAATTTTCTTATACTAGTTTATGTTTTTTGGAAATTATTCGGTAAAAAAATTGGTGGAGTTATTGAAGAAAGAAAGAAATTAGCTTTAAAGGATTTAGAAAAAGTTAAGAAAGAAAGAGAAAGTCTTGAAGATCAAAAAGAGGCATCTGAAAAATTAAGAAAAGAATCAAAAAGAAGAGCTAATGATATTATTATAAAAGCAGAAAGACAAGCAGATGAAAGAAAAGAACAAATATTAGCAAATGCTGGTCAAACAAGAGAAAGAATGCTTATGAAAGCTGAGGCAGACATCGCAAAAATGAAGGAAAAAGCAAAGAGTGAATTACAAAATGAAATCGGAGAACTTGCGGTTGAATTAGCTGAAAAAATAATTAAAGAAAACATTTCTAAGGATGATACTTTACAAGATAAAACCATAGATACTTTTATTGATGAAATAGGTGAATAA
- the atpE gene encoding ATP synthase F0 subunit C — protein sequence MGVEIVKAAALLGAGIAACGGIGAGLGQGLTSAYAVEAISRQPEAKSQIMSTLFIGCAITESTGIYALLVALILILLKG from the coding sequence ATGGGAGTTGAAATAGTTAAAGCAGCTGCACTGTTAGGAGCTGGAATAGCTGCATGTGGTGGTATAGGAGCAGGTCTTGGACAAGGTCTAACATCAGCATATGCAGTAGAAGCAATATCAAGACAACCAGAGGCAAAAAGCCAAATTATGAGTACATTATTTATAGGGTGTGCCATAACTGAATCAACAGGTATATATGCATTACTTGTTGCATTAATACTAATATTATTGAAAGGATAA
- the atpB gene encoding F0F1 ATP synthase subunit A, with protein MKKAGKVILYFIVITLIINFILGIFSTIFPISFLKPSDLIEAPRVFGIVKIGRYVFQINQTIVNSWALMLLIIVILFFGSRNLSIENPKGLQLLLEEYYNFIESTFLANYKNYKEKFLPFFSALFAFILFSNLSVFLFPYIFMWEKKGNTWLIKPFFRTATADINTTLGLAIIVTVLFVTCWIKRQGIIGVFKELCHPFFIMLPINIIGELAKPINISMRLFGNMFAGLVIIGLLYGISFNNVLSSLTLHLMRGSFSLAVIWPAILQLYLDLFIGILQAFVFTVLSSVYVEQALIGDED; from the coding sequence TTGAAAAAAGCTGGTAAGGTTATTCTGTATTTTATAGTTATCACATTAATTATTAACTTTATACTTGGAATATTCTCTACAATTTTCCCTATTTCATTTTTGAAACCTAGTGATTTAATAGAAGCTCCTAGAGTTTTTGGAATAGTTAAAATAGGTAGATATGTCTTCCAAATTAACCAAACTATAGTTAATAGCTGGGCATTAATGTTATTAATCATTGTGATTTTATTCTTCGGTTCTAGAAATCTTAGTATAGAAAATCCTAAGGGATTACAGTTATTGTTAGAAGAATATTATAACTTTATAGAATCAACATTTTTGGCAAATTACAAGAATTATAAAGAAAAGTTTTTACCTTTCTTTTCAGCTTTGTTTGCCTTTATACTATTTTCCAATTTGAGTGTTTTCTTGTTCCCATACATATTTATGTGGGAGAAAAAGGGAAATACTTGGTTGATAAAACCGTTCTTTAGAACAGCGACAGCAGACATTAATACAACCTTAGGATTAGCTATTATTGTTACTGTACTATTTGTAACTTGTTGGATTAAAAGACAAGGTATAATAGGTGTATTTAAAGAATTGTGTCATCCATTCTTTATTATGTTACCAATTAATATAATTGGTGAATTAGCAAAGCCCATAAACATATCAATGCGTTTGTTTGGTAATATGTTCGCAGGGCTTGTAATTATTGGGTTATTATACGGTATAAGCTTTAATAATGTTCTATCATCGTTGACTTTACACCTTATGAGAGGTAGTTTCTCATTAGCTGTAATTTGGCCAGCGATATTACAACTTTATTTAGACTTATTTATCGGTATATTACAAGCGTTTGTATTTACAGTACTATCATCAGTATACGTTGAACAAGCATTAATAGGAGACGAAGATTAA
- a CDS encoding mannose/fructose/sorbose PTS transporter subunit IIA produces the protein MVGIILATHGEFAKGILQSANMVFGEQDNVAACTFLPGEGPEDIKNKIVTAINSFNNCDEILFLVDLWSGTPFNQSALLMAEHKDKWAMISGLNLPMLIEVLSARLDDSSAHEIASSVLATSREEIKVYPEELEKKSEKTTSSATDEPKGKIPYGTVIGDGKIKYVLARVDTRLLHGQVATGWVKETKPNRIIVVSDTVSKDTLRKSMIEQVAPPGVKAHVVPVKKMAEVAKDTRFGNTKALLLFEKPSDALEAYNMGVKFDSLNVGSIAHANGKVFVTKVLSMDNEDISSLRKLMDLGVKMDVRKVPSDSPENIEHILEKAENELKNKN, from the coding sequence ATGGTTGGAATTATTCTAGCAACTCATGGTGAGTTCGCTAAAGGAATTCTTCAATCTGCAAACATGGTTTTTGGTGAACAAGACAATGTTGCGGCTTGTACTTTCCTACCTGGTGAAGGACCTGAAGATATTAAGAACAAAATTGTTACAGCTATCAATTCATTTAATAATTGTGATGAAATATTATTCTTGGTTGATCTATGGTCAGGTACTCCATTCAATCAATCAGCATTATTAATGGCTGAGCATAAAGATAAATGGGCAATGATATCTGGACTTAACTTACCTATGCTAATAGAGGTATTAAGTGCACGTTTAGACGATTCTTCTGCTCATGAAATTGCATCTAGCGTATTAGCTACTTCTCGTGAAGAAATTAAGGTTTACCCTGAAGAATTAGAAAAGAAGAGTGAAAAAACTACGTCTTCTGCTACTGATGAACCTAAAGGTAAAATACCTTATGGAACTGTTATAGGGGATGGTAAGATTAAATATGTACTTGCACGTGTAGATACAAGATTATTACATGGTCAAGTCGCTACTGGTTGGGTTAAAGAAACAAAACCAAATAGAATTATCGTAGTTTCTGATACAGTTTCAAAAGATACTTTAAGAAAGAGTATGATAGAACAAGTTGCACCTCCAGGGGTTAAAGCACATGTTGTGCCTGTTAAAAAGATGGCTGAGGTTGCAAAAGATACTCGTTTTGGTAATACAAAAGCTTTACTATTATTTGAAAAACCATCTGATGCTCTAGAAGCATACAATATGGGTGTTAAATTTGACTCTCTAAACGTTGGTTCTATTGCACACGCTAACGGAAAAGTTTTCGTTACAAAAGTTTTATCTATGGATAATGAAGATATTTCTTCACTTAGAAAACTTATGGACTTAGGTGTTAAAATGGATGTAAGAAAAGTTCCAAGTGATAGTCCTGAAAATATTGAACATATTTTGGAAAAAGCTGAAAATGAATTAAAGAATAAAAACTAG
- a CDS encoding PTS mannose/fructose/sorbose transporter subunit IIC has product MSGLTIVLIIIVALLAGMEGILDQFQFHQPVVACTLIGLVTGHLKEGIILGGSLQMIALGWANIGAAVAPDAALASVASGIIMVLALETNATDTTTAINTAITLAIPLSVAGLFLTMICRTIAIPLVHLMDSAAEKGNIAGVEFWHIIAILMQGVRIAIPAAILCFIPSNAVQSALQAMPSWLAGGMAVGGGMVAAVGYAMVINMMATKEVWPFFVLGFVFAAINSLTLIALGAIGVSLALVYLGLKESAGSSNNGNVSGDPLGDILNDY; this is encoded by the coding sequence ATGAGCGGATTAACAATTGTGTTAATTATTATAGTAGCCCTACTTGCTGGTATGGAAGGAATTTTAGACCAATTCCAATTCCATCAACCTGTAGTTGCATGTACTCTAATAGGTTTAGTAACAGGGCATTTAAAAGAAGGGATCATATTAGGTGGTTCACTTCAAATGATAGCTCTTGGATGGGCTAATATAGGGGCAGCTGTAGCTCCAGATGCTGCACTTGCTTCTGTTGCATCTGGTATTATTATGGTATTAGCACTTGAAACAAATGCTACTGATACTACAACTGCGATAAATACAGCTATAACATTAGCAATACCTTTATCAGTTGCTGGATTGTTCTTAACAATGATATGTCGTACTATAGCTATACCTTTAGTACACTTAATGGATAGTGCTGCAGAAAAAGGTAATATTGCTGGTGTAGAATTCTGGCACATCATCGCTATTTTAATGCAAGGTGTTCGTATTGCAATACCTGCTGCTATATTATGTTTCATTCCATCAAATGCTGTTCAAAGTGCATTACAAGCTATGCCTTCATGGCTTGCAGGTGGTATGGCAGTTGGTGGTGGAATGGTTGCAGCCGTTGGGTACGCAATGGTTATAAACATGATGGCAACAAAAGAAGTTTGGCCTTTCTTTGTTTTAGGTTTCGTGTTTGCAGCAATCAATTCATTAACATTAATAGCTCTTGGTGCTATAGGAGTTAGCTTGGCATTAGTTTATTTAGGATTAAAAGAATCAGCTGGTTCATCTAATAATGGTAATGTATCTGGTGACCCACTTGGTGATATCTTAAACGATTATTGA
- a CDS encoding PTS system mannose/fructose/sorbose family transporter subunit IID encodes MDKKIKLTKNIRFKVALRHQYLQGSWNYERMQNGGWAFSIIPAIKALYSNKEDRIKALKRHLEFYNTHPYVSSPVMGVTLSLEEEKANGAKIDDATIQGVKVGMMGPLAGVGDPVFWFTARPILGALGASLALSGSIMGPLLFFVVWNVIRFAFMWYTQEFGYKVGTKITKDLSGGLLNKITTGASILGMFIIGALVQRWVSISFAPIVSKVTQSQGAYIEWDKLPQGAEGIKSALAQYSALGANGLDAVKVTTLQQNLDQLIPGLAALLLTLLCCKLLKKKVSPITIIIALFVVGIVARVIGLM; translated from the coding sequence ATGGACAAAAAGATTAAATTAACAAAAAATATACGTTTTAAAGTTGCATTACGTCACCAATACCTTCAAGGTTCATGGAATTACGAACGTATGCAAAATGGTGGTTGGGCATTTTCAATTATTCCAGCAATTAAAGCTCTATATTCAAATAAAGAAGATAGAATAAAAGCTCTAAAAAGACACTTAGAATTCTATAACACTCACCCTTACGTTTCATCACCAGTTATGGGAGTTACATTATCATTAGAAGAAGAAAAAGCAAATGGTGCTAAAATTGATGACGCTACTATACAAGGTGTTAAGGTTGGTATGATGGGACCTCTTGCAGGTGTTGGAGACCCAGTATTCTGGTTCACAGCAAGACCTATACTTGGTGCATTAGGTGCTTCACTTGCACTTAGTGGAAGTATTATGGGACCATTACTATTCTTCGTAGTTTGGAACGTTATTCGTTTTGCATTTATGTGGTATACACAAGAATTTGGTTACAAGGTTGGAACTAAGATTACAAAAGACTTATCTGGTGGATTATTAAATAAGATTACAACTGGTGCTTCAATACTTGGTATGTTCATTATCGGTGCATTGGTTCAAAGATGGGTTAGTATATCATTTGCTCCTATCGTTTCAAAAGTTACTCAATCTCAAGGAGCATACATTGAATGGGATAAACTTCCTCAAGGAGCAGAAGGAATAAAGAGTGCACTTGCTCAATATAGTGCATTAGGTGCTAATGGTCTTGATGCTGTAAAAGTAACTACTTTACAACAAAACTTAGATCAATTAATACCAGGGCTTGCTGCTTTATTACTAACATTACTATGTTGTAAATTATTAAAGAAGAAAGTTTCACCTATAACAATAATTATTGCTCTATTCGTAGTCGGTATTGTTGCTAGGGTAATAGGATTAATGTAA
- a CDS encoding DUF956 family protein, with product MVKSMNTKVDLSIKATSFFRITSYGDVLIGDKAFEYYNEKNTNDYIQIPWTQINYIAASVMFKGKIISRFAIFLKDGHNLSFSTRDNKLVLRTISKYISKDKLVRSYTFFEIITKGIRSLLKKVGI from the coding sequence ATGGTTAAATCAATGAATACAAAAGTGGATTTAAGTATTAAAGCAACTTCGTTTTTTAGAATTACTAGTTACGGAGATGTTTTGATAGGTGATAAAGCTTTTGAGTATTATAACGAAAAGAATACAAATGACTATATTCAAATACCTTGGACACAAATTAACTATATTGCAGCAAGCGTTATGTTCAAAGGAAAAATTATTAGCCGTTTTGCAATATTTTTAAAAGATGGTCACAATTTATCTTTTTCTACAAGAGATAATAAGTTGGTATTAAGAACTATAAGTAAATATATATCTAAGGATAAACTAGTTAGATCATATACATTCTTCGAAATAATAACTAAGGGAATTCGTTCCCTACTAAAAAAAGTTGGTATTTAA